Genomic DNA from Desulfonema ishimotonii:
TGCTCTTTCTCTACTGCGGCCTCTATATCGGGGCAGTCGTACTCTCCGGCCTGCTCAAATACGCGGCCAACGTGCTTCAGAAACATCTGGGCCAGCGGATTCTGGTGGAAATCCGCACCGAACTCTACACCCACATTCTCCGGCTGCCCCTCCCCTTTTTCCGGCGCACCCCGCCCGGCACGGTCATCACCGCCATGAGCGCCGAACTCAACGCCGTCGGCCACTTCATCGGCGGGGCGCTGGCCGTACCCATCACCAGCGCCCTGACCCTGCTTACCTTTGCCGGATACATGATCTGGCTGGACCCGCGCCTGGGGCTGATCAGCCTCGTCATCTATCCCCTGGAGCTGATTGCCATTCCCATGCTCCAGCGGCGCTACAACCGCCTCAACACCCGGCGCATCGACGCCACCCGCGCCATGAGCAATACCGTGAGCGAGGCCATCTCCGGCATCCACGAAATCCAGGGCAACGCGGCATACGGGGTGGAATCGGAGAAAGCCGGGCGGTTTGTCCGGCAGCTTTTCAGTCTCATGAACCGCATGTTCGTCCTCAGATTCGGCATCAAATTCGTCAACAACCTGTTTCAGAACTTCGGGCCGTTTCTCCTCTTTCTGGTCGGCGGCTATCTGGCGATTCACGGGGCCTTCAGTCTGGGCGCGCTGGTGGCCTTTCTCTCGGCCTATGAAAAGGTCTATGACCCCTGGAAGGAACTGATCGAGTATTATCAGGATCTTCAGGATGCCAGGGTGCGCTACCGCCGGGTCATGGAGCAGTTTGATGTGGAACCGGAGTTTGACATGGCCCCGGAAGGACGCGAACCGTACCGGCTCACCGGCCGGATTGAGGTGAAAGACCTCGGCTATACGGTCTCCGGGCAGATTCACCTGCTCGACAACATCTCCCTGAGCCTCGGCGCCGGCGAGCATCTGGCGCTGGTCGGCTTTTCCGGCAGCGGCAAAAGTACGCTGGCCATGCTGCTGGGGCAGCTCTACCGTCACCGGCGCGGACAGATCCGGGTGGACGGCAGGGATCTGGATCAAATGACCAAGGCCGATATCAGCCGGAACATCGGCTTTGTGGCCCAGCACCCCTTTATCTTTGACGGCACCATCCGGGAAAATCTGCTTTACGGATGCGAATCCCTCGGCCGGGTGGGCGGGGAGGATCTCCGCCCCATGCCCGACCGGGCGAAACTGATGGAAATCGTCCGGGCCGTGGGCTTTTCAGATGACGTGATCCGCTTCGGGCTGAACATGTCCGTCTCCGGCCAGAAGAACGGCGCGCTGCTCGACGCCCTGTTCCGAATGCGCTCGGTGGTCCGCCGGAAGCTGGGGGCCGGACACGCCCATCTGGTGGAGTTTTACGACGTGAACCGATTCTTACGGCACATCAGCATCTGCAAGAATATCATCTTCGGCGACATCCGCGATCCGGCCTATGATCTGGAAAACCTGCCCCGCAACCGGACGTTTACGGACTTTCTGGCCCATGCGGAACTGGACCGCCCCCTGATGCGGCTCGGAAAAAATCTGGCGCGGGAAACAGTCCACCTGTTGCGGGATCTCCGGGATGACGCCTTTTTCTTTGAGGGATCGCCCATCCCGGCGGAAGAGTTTGACGCCTACGCCGAAATCGTGGGGCGCATGGAGACGGAAGGGCCGGACCGGCTGGGGCCGGAAGATAACGCCCTGTTGCTGCTCCTGGCCCTCCGGTTTGTTCCGGCCCGGCACAAGATGCTGTCGGTATCCGGGGAGATACAGGACCTGATTGTCCGGGCCCGCCACCGGTTTATCGAAGAGATCGGGCAGGCCGATATGGCGAAATGCAGACAGGTTGCGGCGCAATTTATGCGGGGCGAAACCCCGGACTTCTCCCCGGCGTCCGGGGAGGGGAATTTTTCGCTTTACTGCCCCATGGAATACCTCCCCTCCCGGACCCTTCTGGAAAATATCGTCTTCGGCACCCCCCGGACCGATGAGATGGCCGACACGGGGGAGCTGCGGGAGCTGGTCATCCGCCATCTGGCCGAAGAGGGGCTGCTGGACGAGGTGACGGATGCGGGGCTTGATTTTCAGGTGGGGAGCAAGGGGGACCGGCTCTCCGGCGGGCAGCGCCAGAAGATCGCCATTGCCAGGGCTCTGCTAAAGGAGACGCCCGTGCTGATCCTGGATGAGGCCACCTCCGGCCTTGACAACGCCTCCCAGGCCCGGATTCAGAAATATACCGAAACCCGGCTCCGGGGCAAAGTGACCGTCGTGGCCGTCATCCACCGGCTCGACATGGCCCCGGGATATGATAAAATCATGGTACTGCGGGCCGGGCAGATCGCAGAGTCCGGAACCTATACCCAACTGATGGAAAAGAAAGGAATCTTCTATGAACTCGTTCAGGGCAACGGATAAGCCGTCAGAACCGGAAAACGGCGGGGAGCGGTCCGAGCTGGTGGAGAATCTGGAGGCGCTGCGGCGCCTGCCGATCTTTTCGGATATTCCCTTTGAAATCATCCGGCTGTACGCATACACGGCCAAACGCCGCCATTTCCGGCAGGGGGAGGTGATCTTCCGGCAGGGCGAAAGGGCCAGCCGGGCCTACCTGGTGCTGTCAGGCCGGATACAGCTTTTTATGGAAAAAGAGGGAAAACGGTTCGATCTTCAGGCGCTGGATCACAGGGGGTTTTTCGGGTACATGTCGCTGCTGAGTCCGTTTGAGTGGCCCCTGAGCAGCCAGGCCCTGGCCGATTCCGAGGTGCTGATGCTGGAACGGGAGAGTTTTCGGAAAATCCTCACCCGTTATCCCGAGCAATGTCTCCTGATTGTGGAAAAGCTGGTCCAGATGCGGATGCGGCGGATGACGGAACATATGCACATCCTGATGGATCATATTGAGGACAAAGGGCAACTGACCGATGTCTACCGGATCGAATAACAGGGGGGAGGTTCCCGAAAAATGGATATCAGTTCTGTAAAAGTGCTGTGGCCCGAAATGCTCACGGACGGGGCCGCGTTTCTGGTTTTGTTTTTCTATCACTTCCATTATGCCCGCCGGGTCCGCTCCGCTCCCACAAAAACCTCGCTGGGCATGGCGAACCATCTGCGCCAGAAGTGGGTCCGGTCCATCATGTCGGAGAACCGCGATATTCTGGGGGTCCAGACCCTCCGCAACTGGGTGATGGCCTCCACCTTCCTGGCGTCCACTGCCGTGCTGATCGACATGTCGATCCTCTCGGTTGCATTCCGCCCGACCGAAAAGATGGTGATGATCTCGCAGACCCTCAACTTCATCGGCTCCGAGAGCGAGATGCTGTGGCTGTTCAAGCTGATGACCCTGACGGTCAACTTCTTTTTCGCCTTTTTCAATTTCACCCTGTCGATCCGGTACTACAACCATGCGGGATTTATGATTGATATTCCCAATGAAGACCCGGAACTGACCGACGGGGCCGTGACCGAGGTGATCAA
This window encodes:
- a CDS encoding ATP-binding cassette domain-containing protein encodes the protein MITKRPLFYWVFNRYRLLQLLLLLLIMVSVFFRVFPLEMQKRIVNIAIRLKDQHLLFLYCGLYIGAVVLSGLLKYAANVLQKHLGQRILVEIRTELYTHILRLPLPFFRRTPPGTVITAMSAELNAVGHFIGGALAVPITSALTLLTFAGYMIWLDPRLGLISLVIYPLELIAIPMLQRRYNRLNTRRIDATRAMSNTVSEAISGIHEIQGNAAYGVESEKAGRFVRQLFSLMNRMFVLRFGIKFVNNLFQNFGPFLLFLVGGYLAIHGAFSLGALVAFLSAYEKVYDPWKELIEYYQDLQDARVRYRRVMEQFDVEPEFDMAPEGREPYRLTGRIEVKDLGYTVSGQIHLLDNISLSLGAGEHLALVGFSGSGKSTLAMLLGQLYRHRRGQIRVDGRDLDQMTKADISRNIGFVAQHPFIFDGTIRENLLYGCESLGRVGGEDLRPMPDRAKLMEIVRAVGFSDDVIRFGLNMSVSGQKNGALLDALFRMRSVVRRKLGAGHAHLVEFYDVNRFLRHISICKNIIFGDIRDPAYDLENLPRNRTFTDFLAHAELDRPLMRLGKNLARETVHLLRDLRDDAFFFEGSPIPAEEFDAYAEIVGRMETEGPDRLGPEDNALLLLLALRFVPARHKMLSVSGEIQDLIVRARHRFIEEIGQADMAKCRQVAAQFMRGETPDFSPASGEGNFSLYCPMEYLPSRTLLENIVFGTPRTDEMADTGELRELVIRHLAEEGLLDEVTDAGLDFQVGSKGDRLSGGQRQKIAIARALLKETPVLILDEATSGLDNASQARIQKYTETRLRGKVTVVAVIHRLDMAPGYDKIMVLRAGQIAESGTYTQLMEKKGIFYELVQGNG
- a CDS encoding Crp/Fnr family transcriptional regulator, yielding MNSFRATDKPSEPENGGERSELVENLEALRRLPIFSDIPFEIIRLYAYTAKRRHFRQGEVIFRQGERASRAYLVLSGRIQLFMEKEGKRFDLQALDHRGFFGYMSLLSPFEWPLSSQALADSEVLMLERESFRKILTRYPEQCLLIVEKLVQMRMRRMTEHMHILMDHIEDKGQLTDVYRIE
- a CDS encoding DUF599 domain-containing protein, coding for MDISSVKVLWPEMLTDGAAFLVLFFYHFHYARRVRSAPTKTSLGMANHLRQKWVRSIMSENRDILGVQTLRNWVMASTFLASTAVLIDMSILSVAFRPTEKMVMISQTLNFIGSESEMLWLFKLMTLTVNFFFAFFNFTLSIRYYNHAGFMIDIPNEDPELTDGAVTEVINRGALHYFLGMRGYYLAVPLTLWLFGPLWLLAGAVILITVLHKLDRTI